ACACATCACACGTTGAATACCGTACAGAGAAAAGACACTACGCTCACGTTGACTGTCCAGGTCACGCGGACTACGTTAAAAACATGATTACTGGAGCTGCCCAAATGGACGGTGCAATCTTAGTTGTTGCTGCAACTGATGGACCAATGCCTCAAACAAGAGAACATATCTTATTATCAAAACAAGTTGGAGTTCCAAAAATCGTTGTTTTCTTGAACAAATGTGATATGGTTGATGACGCAGACTTATTAGACTTAGTTGATATGGAAGTTAGAGACTTATTAAGCCAATACGACTTTGATGGTGATAATGCCCCTGTTATTAAAGGATCAGCATTAGGAGCATTAAACGGTGAACCACAATGAGAAGAAAAAGTAATGGAATTAATGGATGCAGTTGATAATTATATCCCAACTCCAGAAAGAGATAAAGATAAACCATTCTTAATGCCAGTTGAAGACGTTTTCACAATTACAGGTCGTGGAACAGTTGCAACTGGACGTGTTGAACGTGGAGAATTAAAATTAAACGATGAAGTTGAAATTGTTGGAATTAAACCAACTCATAAAACAGTTGTTACAGGAATCGAAATGTTCAGAAAATTATTAGACTACGCGGAAGCGGGAGACAACATTGGAGCATTATTACGTGGTGTTGACCGTGATGATATTCAACGGGGACAAGTT
The sequence above is drawn from the Spiroplasma eriocheiris genome and encodes:
- the tuf gene encoding elongation factor Tu, yielding MAKQKFDRSLPHVNVGTIGHVDHGKTTLTAAITTVLAKKGFAEAKGYDGIDNAPEEKERGITINTSHVEYRTEKRHYAHVDCPGHADYVKNMITGAAQMDGAILVVAATDGPMPQTREHILLSKQVGVPKIVVFLNKCDMVDDADLLDLVDMEVRDLLSQYDFDGDNAPVIKGSALGALNGEPQWEEKVMELMDAVDNYIPTPERDKDKPFLMPVEDVFTITGRGTVATGRVERGELKLNDEVEIVGIKPTHKTVVTGIEMFRKLLDYAEAGDNIGALLRGVDRDDIQRGQVLAKPGTVKPHQEFKAQVYALTKEEGGRHTPFFGHYRPQFYFRTTDVTGSIELPAGTEMVMPGDNVELTVKLISPIAVEQGTKFSIREGGRTIGAGSVVEIIK